The Chitinophagaceae bacterium nucleotide sequence CCGCAGCACCAATAGCACTGTTTAATTCTGCCTCCATTTTTTTTAAGAAAGATTCATACTTCCAGTAAATCTCTTCGCCTGATGAACTTGCACTGTCAGCATCTGCAGAGATAATTCTTTTCTCACCGGCAACACAGCCCACCCGTTCATCGGCAAAATGCTTTACAATATTCTTCAATGCATCCCGGTTGAGAATTGTATTCGCATCAGTAAAAATCACAAAAGGAGTTTTTACAAATTTCATTGCCCTGTTTTCGGCAGTGGTTTTACCGGCCCGTTTATTTTCATGCAGCCATTCAATATTTGGATACTGTTTCATGATCTCTCCGGAATGATCATTTGATCCGTCTGTAATAAGAACAATGGTTAACAAATCAGCCGGGTAGTCTAACTGTTGTGAATTACTTATTTTAGCCGGAATAATCTCAGCTTCATTATAACAGGGTATAATCAGTGTTAACGGGGGTTGAAACAATGTGTTTACTGCTTCTCCTTTTTTCATAAACATTTTTTTAATGGCTACCAAAATAGCCAAGAGCATCCCATATCCAAGGAACGTATAAAAAACAACTGCAAAAGAAAGCCAGAAAAAAAAATCGGTGTACTTCATTCATCACTTTTATTGTGTGAATATTATACTTTTTCGAGTAAACGGACAAGTTTTTTATAAGAACCCGGATGATTTTTCAAATAAGGACAATTCCCTGCTTCCCGATGGGGTACTTCCTGATAAATGTAACGCAGGTTATTTTGTTTTTATGTAATCTTTCAAATACACGCAGCTGTTGAAGGCTTCTTTATAAAAATTTGTTTTGCTGTAGTCCTTTACAAATGCTGAATAGTATTTGTTCTTCCTGATATCCTTTACATATTGTTCTGATGCTTTTTCATACAGGTCATAATTACTGAATGCTTCATAACCCGGAACAACCAGTTGTTTCTGCGAACATTTCGCTGCCATCCACATACAGCGGGCTTTGAAGTTTTCATCCTTTGATAGTTCTTTTGCTTTCAGGTAAAATTGTTCGGCTTTAAACACACCAAAGTATTCTCTTTGCCAGCTGCCTTCTTTGTATGTATTATCTAATCCATCATTACTGCTCCACCCATATTCCTGCAGCATCCAGCTGTTGCCCCAATAACTTGACTGGTATAAACCATTTGCCATTTGATAATAAGCTTTTGCTTTTTGCAGATCTGTTCCTGTTGTTGTTTGCTGCAGAAGCTGTTTCATTTTTTGTGCAAAGCGGAGCTTGGTATAAACAACAGTATCCTGCTTTGTTGGTGCATGTGTATCGTATATCAAATCTGCAAAAGGATTTGCTGCGAGATAAGTTGCATAGGTTTCTGTTTTATAATAGGCGGATGGTATCTGTTTCAACCATCGATCTGCATTATCCCAGTCACTTTCACGGATATATGCTGTGCCTGCAATATCAGCCACATCATCTTTTGAAAATGAATTATTCTTAACAAGATAGTTGTCCCATTTATTCAGTGATTTTGACAGCATAAAGGCATGCAGCTTTTCCAAAGCTTTGCTGTGCATCTTTGTACGTAAGAAAGTAATCGCCGAATTGTAATAATTGCCCAGCATTTTTTCAGCTATGCCAATACTGAGTACCTCTTTGTGAATGTCATTTTGTGCATGATATTTCAGTGCAATGATTTCTGTGAAGAAATTGCGGTAAAACTTTTTCCATTCTTCGTCTTTATTTGCTTTTCCTTCAAGCCATTGAATGGATGGAAGCAGCTGTTCTTCAAAAGCTGCATCAATCGTTTGTTTCTCATTAATAGTTACAAGCAGATTCGTCAGCATCCATTGATCTTTAACAACTGGGCTGAGGTTTAATTTTTCTGCTGACGATAATAACTCTTTTGCCTTTTTTAAATCCTTTGCCATGTAGGCAGTGTATGCTGCTGCTACTTCAAACAATCCACGGTTGGGAATTTTATTGTCTTGAGCGATACTGTGACAAAATTGGATCAGATCTTTTACTTCCTGCTCACTTTCATTATACACGCTGTCATAATTTGGATTAGCAGCATCACCCATTAAAGACCAGGAGTACATAATCTTATTGCCTTTCAGTTTTTGAATAGAAGGATGCAGATATTTTTCCTCCAGTTTATTTACTTCACGTATGGTGAGTAATTCAAGTAATGGTGACGAAGGATCCAGTTGATAAATTTCTTTTAACTCCGTCAGGTTATTGTCAACACTGCTCATGGCATAAATAGCTGTAACATTTGCTTTCTCTTTGTTATTCTTACACAGGGGTAATACATTTTCTTTTTTTGTGCCGCCCAGTTCTTCATCTCTTGTATTGAAAATAAAGCTGATATAGTTACTTCTGCGTTTTAATCCTTTACCTGCAAACAGTTGACTGAAGTTGTAGGCAGCTTCTTCCCGTTTCCCCAAATGTTTTAATGCACCGGCTTTTAATCCAACTGCCAGATCCTGAAAAACACTTGCAGTAGAATTAGGTTTGATGTAAGTGTCATAGTAACTAATGCAGTCTTTATATTGTTCACTGTAATGTGCAAGTCTGGTTACCTGGTAACCATAACGGAGTTTTATAAAATCTTTTTTTGCAGCTGTCCATAGTTGAATTCCGCTTTTTGTAAGCCGTTTCATTTTTTCTGCATCACGGTTTACATCGGCCCACATGTCTTCATCACCAACAACAAAGGGCTCAACCTGTTTGGCATACATAAGATAACCCAATGCTTCGAGGTCTTTGTTCTGAATAAACCATTGTGTAAAACTGTTTCTTTTCACTGAATCGGGCAGTGTGAGTGATTGATTTTTTCGATATAATTGTAGAGTGTGCTTAATTGTTTGTAATTGTACTTGAGTACAAATTGCTGAACATCCTTTTTTGTTGCTTTTCCTGTTGTATATCCAACCCATTCTTCGCTGGTAATTTCTTTTGTACTCACCGGTTCCAGTTCATCGTACAGAAAACGATAACCTGTGTAATAAAACGGACGAAAACTTTCATCGCCATTAAGTCTTTGTGAAAAGAAGGAAGTATAATAATCATAAGGATCATCGCCTCCTCCGCAGCCGATAATATTATACGGGAAGCAGATTAAACCAAGACTAATCAAAGCAGTGAAACAGTGTTTCCAGTTCATGTTGCGGGTGTTTATTTAAAATTAATTCATCTAAATGGTAAAATAAAACAACAGGAGTTTTGTTTTTTGAAGAAAGTTTTCCTGCAACATAATTTGCTGTCTGTAACAATTCATTCTTTGTGCTTTCTTCCAGCCGGAGCTGATCATTCTTTTGAAAAGGAATATTTTTCAGCACAGTATCTTTTGAAAAAGTAAACAGGTTGTCTTTCCATTGTCCGGCTGCAGCAGTCAGTTCATCCTTTGAAATATTACTGACGATACCTTTGTAGGTATTGTTGCTGAAGTACACAGTCCAGCTGAAGAGGGGTAATGCGATATCAAGCGGTAATGGATAGCTATTTAATCCATTTAAGTACTTTTTTAATTCTTCCGTATCAAGTATCGAATTTTTGGTTGCAGGGTTTTTGAGGTTACCCATATTATAGCACATCAATAAACCTTTATCAATTTCGGGAATACCGGACTTACTTCTGTATTTCACCTGATGCAGGCGGATGGTAGCAGAAAGTAAAGCACTGTCAGCAAAAGAAAGATGGTCTGCACGAATTAACCGCTTCACTTCCTTCACCAATAAAAAATAATTATTTTTTGTTGAAACTGTCCAGTCGCAATCGAGTTGAAATTCAGCAGCCGGAGGAAGTTGTTGCTTTTGTATCATATCACCGGCAAGTCTTACAATTTTTGTGCAAGGGCAATACTTGCGGCAGAATCAATTTTCAGCAAACTTTCATTGGTGATAAACACAACAGGGATGAATTGAATTCTCTGTTGAAGTAATTGCTGAACAGTAACTGTATCGAAGTCAAGTTTGGCAACCGGCTGTACCGATTGGAGTTCATCATTCCAGGCAACATCAAAAAATTTAATATACAATCTCCCGATTTTTAAATTCGTTAATGCTGCTTTTTCTTTTTGAGAAACAGCCAACCTGCTTTTCCAGTAATAAAAACCACGGCTAACCTGCCGGGGTGTTATTGACTCCCTGCAGGACAAAAAGAAAAACAGAACTGACGTTACAGGAATCCATAAAAGGTAGCCTGTCCTACACCAAACTTTATTTACTTTGCACCGATCAACAATCATTCCTCCAACTTTATATACACGAATGTATGAGAAGCTTTTATCGTTTGGTATACCTGCCTGTACTGATTTTTTTACAAACGTCTTACAGGCACAATTAGTAAGCGGACCAATGCTTGGTCCAGTTGAATTAAGAACAGCAAAACTCTGGGTGGAAGTGAAGCCCGGCAGCAGTGCAGATTTATGGTACTGGAAAAAAGGAGAGATTGCAAAAGCCAAACGACTGACGAAAAAAACAAGTCCTGATGCCTGGTTTGCCCCGCTTTTATTTGATGTTGTGGCACTTGAAATGAATACGGCCTACGAGTATCAATTTATCATTAACAATACATTGAATAAAAAACCTGTAAAAGCAGATGGATCATTTAGCACAAAGGATTTGTGGCAGTGGCGCAAACCGGCTCCTGATTTCTCTTTCTTAACAGGTTCCTGTGCTTATATCAATGAACCACCTGTAGATCGTCCGGGTAAACCATATGGCGGCGATTCATCCATTTTTGAAAGTATGGCGAAAGAAAAAGCGGCGTTTATGTTATGGCTCGGCGATAACTGGTACACCCGTGATGTTGATTATTTTGATGAATGGGGATTATGGAACCGTGCCAGCCATGACCGTTCCATTCCAGTGCTTCAAAAATTTCTAAAGACTACTTCTCATTTTGCTATTTGGGACGATCATGATTTTGGGCCGAATGATATGGGCAAGAATTATATTCTTAAAAATACGTCAAGAGAGGTTTTTAAAAACTACTGGTTAAATACAACCTATGGTTTTAACGGACAGGGCATTTATTCCATGATGAGTTACAGTGATGTGGATGTGTTTATGATGGACGACCGCTGGTGGCGCAGTGCAGATAACATGGCTGATTCAGTTAACGGCAAACCAAACCCCGACAAAAAAATGTGGGGCAAGGAACAAATGGGATGGCTCAAAAACTCTTTGCTGTACAGTAAAGCTTCATTTAAAATCATTGCTACAGGAAGCCAGGTACTGAATCCTGTTTCGCCTTTCGATAAGCTGGCCAACTGTCCTGTGGAGTACAATGAGTTGATGGATTTCCTGTATGCAAATAAAATAAATGGTGTTTTATTTTTATCAGGCGACAGGCATCATACAGAAGTAATTAAGGTTAATCGTGAAGGAACGTATCCTTTGTATGATATTACTGTGTCGCCATTAACTGCAGGTACACATACGTTTGGCGGTGCTGAAAAAAATAATCCTTACCGTGTTGTGGGAATTGACGAAAAACAGAACTATGGCAAGTTTAATTTCAGTGGTGCCAGAGGTCAGCGGAAACTCAGCATTGAATTTTTTGGTGTAAAAGGAGAGAAGCTGGGCGAATGGACGGTTAGTGAAAATGATTTAAAATCTTCAAAGAAGTAAAATGAACATTTCCTTCAGGTACGATCGTAAAAAAGTAATCCAGGCATTACGGTATCACTTTATTTCAAAAAAGGAAATACGCATTTTAATTATACTGGTAAATGTGTTTGCTCTTTTTGCTGCGGCAATGTTTTTCTGGAAAAAAGTTACACCCATTGCATTTTTACTCAGCTCCTTTCTCTGGATTTGTTTGATGGCCTCTTTCTGGTTTATACTTCCGTTTACAGTTTACAGCCGGGCTAAAACATTCCGTGACGCATTTAACCTTACTTTTTTAGATACATACATGCATATTGAAAGTGCAAACGGAACCAAGCACTGGAAGTACAAAGACTTTTCTTATTTTATAGAAACTCCCAACTTCTTTCACCTGTATGTGGATGAACGTTCTTTCTTTCTTATTCCGAAAGATGCGTTTACAGAAGATGATGATCTTCATGCAGCAAGGATTTTGCTGAAGGAAAAGATTGGAATGAAGTAAGTTTATTCTTCAGCACCCATTACAGGACTCTTATTTAGTTTCTCCCATTTCTGCGAAGTGATATTGTATTGAAAGCTGTATATGGTTTCCTGTTTTTCGGATGGAGCAATGAGATTGTAATTGAACTCAACACCAAATACAACAAGGTTGCCGCTTTTATCAAAACGCAGTTTTCTTGCTTTGTCATCACCCCTTGGCCCAAAGCCTGTAAGGTTCAGTTGAAAAACAGGTTTAGATTTAAATTGACCATCTTCATCTATGTTCACAGAGAAAATATTACTTCTTCTTGCTTCGCCAAAAAAAAGAGATTTCTTTTCATTAAAGTAAACAAGCTCAAGTCCCATCGCATCAATATTGTCAATTTGATCAATTATTTTGGCTTTGTCTGTTACATGGATACTGTAAATGCGGCCCACTTCACCTGTTCTGGTACTGCCGCTTACTGTTGATGCAAACAGGATTCCAGTTTCACAATCGTAAGCTAAACCAAGAATGCCATAAGGGTTTTCGGGTGATGGTTCTTTGGCACGTGGCAATTCAATGAATACGTTCATTTCACCACTTACAGGATCTACCTTATAAATTGTATTCTGCTGCTCGGGTTTATTTTCAAAAACATTTACAATCGGGATTGGTGCAACAAACACACTGCCATCTTCTGTAATAACTATTGGGCCAAGACCGCCTGCCATTTTCCAGCTTGGATGCTGGTATATTCTTTTTGCATTTGTGAATTAAGGGGAAATTCAACCAGTGCCAGACCTTTTGTTTTTCTTTCTGATGTGCTGAATGCGGTTCTTCTTTTGTCAAACCCGGTTGACTGAATAAAAGCAGCCATCTTCTTGCATTCACTAATATACTGAACACCTGTAATGCTTTCTTCATTCTGTTTGCAGGAAAGAAACAGTAAAGGAAACAGTAAATAGAAAAGATATTTTTGCATGATTTTTTTATTTTACCGGAATAAACATGGGGCCGGAAAAACAGGGATAAGATATTGTACTGTAAACTCCGTTTTTAACATAACTGTCGGCCCAGCAGTATTCGTTTCCTTTTGTATCATCATTTCTTACTACAGGTACATACCACATAACTAAGGATCTTCCGCTTAATGATTCAGGAGTCGGTTCAATAAATTTTTCCGGGCCCTGTCTGTAATCTGCATTGCAGCATGGGCCAATGGTTACGAGATCGGTTTCTCCTTCGTCTGTTCCGGGTTTATTAATTGTAATGTAAGTATAAGCTCTGTCGCCTCTGCCGCCATCTTTAAACTGTCCACGACCGGGTTCAACATAATAGTTCAATCCATTTTGCCCGGAAATTTTAAACAGGTATCCTTCTTTAGTGTAAGAAGTATTTGCCTGTTGAAGTTGCCATTTTTCTGTTGCCCAGCTGTTCCAGCCGGTTCCATTCCATTCATCAAATGTTTGTGAACCACCTGCAAATGCAATACGGATTACCGGACGGTAGGTTCCATCGTTGCCGCAACCTCTTCCAATGTTGGCAACAGCAACACGAAAACTGCCGTCATCAAAAAATTCATAGCGCTGTTGATATTTATAATTACATGGCTGTGGCCATCTTTCACTGGAAAAATTCTGTACAAGTACAAATCCAATTTTCTTTCCATCTTCAATCAGGTCGCTGATTTCAGGAGGCTCTACAGCAATAACTGCTGCTGTACTGAAATACGGGCAACCAATGGCATCGCTGTAACCAAATCCTTCTGTATCACTGTAGCTCACATGCCAGTCAACAAGTTTGGCACTGCTTACTATTGGTTTGCTTTTATACTGAACATTTGATATACGCAAACCATCACTGCTGGTAATCATATAATTCATCTTCCATCCATTTCGTTCAAGGTTGAGTTCGTTTTTGCAAAAACATTCTGTGATTGTTTCGTTTTCAATTTTACGGAGAGTTACTGAAGATTCGGGTCCGGCACTGCCAACATTTGTCCAGCGTAAACCCGCAACTTTTAATTCAGTTAAATCAACAATTGTCCATAATGCTTTTACGCCTTTTACAAAAGTGGGCGCCACACAAAGATGCAGGCTGCGTTCGCAACGGCTCCGGTTAAGTGAAGTTTTAGTGGCAGACATGACCGCATCTTTTTCTCCCGGTTTAAAGCCAAGCACTTTTTGTACTTCTGTATTGGCTGCGGCAATATGAATGGCAATTGTTTTTAAATGCTGTGGAATTTCCGGTTGAGTGTTGGGCACATGTGTTACCTGTAATACCTGTTTGCTGTTTACATTCACCAATCCAACAGTTGTAAGGTTTAATGCAAAATTGTATAACTCTACTTTATAACAACTTCCATCCGTACAAAATCCTCTTGTTGTTTTATTAAAATCGCTTTCTCTTGCTTTATAAATATTGAATATTTCATTGCGAAATGCATTTTTTGAAATACTGTCTCTCAGGTATTTTATAAAATCTGCATTGGAAAGACAGATTGTTTCTGCATCTTTCATCATTTGGTCGGCACTATCCTGGAATAATAAAACAGGCACTGGCTGCTGCAGGGTTGTTTTTACTTTTTCAAGATAAGCAGATATTTCAGGCAAGGTAATGCTTGCAGTATCGTTCAGTAAATAAGCGGTCTTTGCATCATCATTTTCTGCGGTTTTTTCTGCAGTATTATTTTCATTACAGGAAAAGCAGGCTGTTAGTAAAACCAGGAGAAGCGAAAAATTCAGTTTTTTCATAAAAAAGAAATGAAGTGCTGCAAATTACTTATTTGCATTTGTTTTGAGAGGATTCAGAAAAGAAGGATTGCTGAGAACAGATGAATCAGTTAAGCAGTACAGGAAATTAACCAGGTCAATTTGTTCTGAAGGTGTAATACTGTAACCGGTTATCAGTTTGCTTTTGTATTCATTTAAACGTCCATCTCCCTTCCAAATGCCCTTCTCAATATGTCTTCCTCCTTTTTCAAAAACAAGTAATGCATCTTCCAGAGTTTCGGCACTTCCATCATGAAAATAAGGGGCCGTAAATAAAAGATTACGGAGGGTTGGTGTTCTGAATTTTCCTTTGTCCGTTTCTTTTTTTGACACAGTAAATAATCCATTATCGTCATTTGCATAATTATTACCTGCAATATTATACAACCCAATATTATAGTACTGCTGATCAACAGGCATAGATGAATCAGCACCAAAAAAAGGCGGAACATGACAGCTTCTGCAGTTCAGTTTCGTTGAATTAAAAAGCTGTTCGCCTCTTAAAGCAGATGCACTGATGGCAGAACGGTTTCCTTTTTTGTAGAGGTCATATGGTGCGTTCATACTTTGCAGGGAGGCAACATAAACAGCAATGGCGGTTTTTATATTCTTCCAGGTAACGGGATCATTATCATCGGGAAATGATTGAGTAAACAACATTTCGTATTGCTTATTTTTTTCAGTTTCTCCAGAACAAGCGGATCATATTTCTGCAGACCCATTTCAATAACACTGTGACTGAACAAAGGGCGTTCCATTTGCTGTTCAAGTGAAGTAACAGAAGTATCGGCCCAGTTAAAAAATTTGTTTGCTGATACATTAATGAGGCCTTGCGTATTTCTTGTACTCATGTCGGCAAAAGCACCAAGTGTTCTTTTATAACGATCTGTAAAAGCAAACTGAGGGTTATGACAGGAAGCACAGGACTTACTGTTGTTAGCAGACAGAACAGGATCGAAGAAAAGAAGCTTGCCGGTTTCCGAAATCGTTTGCGGAGAATTATTTTTCTCATTGCATCCTCCAGTGAGCAAAGCAGAAAAGCAGAAAGATGCAACGACTAATAAAGAGAAAGCAGAACGGATTTTTTTTTGAAACATGTTTGTGAATGCAACTTTTGAAATAAAGATTTCGTCAGATGCAAAATAAAAGAAACTAATTATAAAAAAATAAGTGGTTACACTTAAACATAAATAATATTTTAGTAATATTGCCGGCGTTAAACAAATAGACTCCAATAAATCCAATGTTGTGTTTAGCCAATCCAGCATAAGCCAAATGGTTGATGCGCCACCTTACCATCTTCATTGATTTATAAAACATCAAACCAATTCATGAAAAGAGTTTTACAGCTTTTTACTGCTACTTTATTGTGTGTTACCTTTTTTGCATTATCTGCCAGTGCACAAACAACCGGGACAATGTTTCGTGATTTTAACGGAAACGGAACCCGTCAGAATACTGCAGGTACTTTTGTTGAGCCCTTAGTGCAGGGTATTATTGTGAATGCCTATAACAGCAGCGATGTTCTGATAGCATCTTACACAAGCTCAGCTGCAGGTACTTTCAGTATTCCGCTAACCGGAAGTACTTATAGCGGAACGCCGGGTTCTAATACAGGTTCAATCGCAAATGGAGTTGCAGTTCGACTTGAGTATATCATTACTGCAACCTGTGGACTAAATCCAAATGTTGATTACAGTTCCAATAGCGGTAATGTATACGGAACTGCTGTTCGCTTTGTAAACGGAGGCAGCACCGGTAATAATTATGCAATCAATGACCCTTCTCATTATGTAAAAACGGTGAACCCTTACTTTTTTGCAATCCGCCAGGTATATGGTGATCCATTGGCAGGTTCAGGTACTGCTACCACAAGACCGGCCATTGAGGGCACACCTTACAACGCAAGCCTTTCGGCACCAGGTACAACAACACCGGCACAGCGAACTCTTGCTGCAAGTTATATTGGCAGCTGTTATGGCTTGGCTTACAGTAAGCAATCAGGTAAACTGTTTACAGCAGCATATCTGAAACGTCATGTGGGTTTGGGAATTTTAGGAAGCGGTGGTATTTATATGGTGGACTCTTCGCTCTCTACAGCATCAGTAACTAACTTTTATAACCTGGATGCAAATGCTGCTCCCACCCGTTCAAACGCAGCAGCTGGTGCGCCAGCTTACGGAAACACTACATCTTATACAATACCTGTAACTGCACCAACAGGTATTTCAATCAATTATCTCGGAGCTGTCGATCCTGTTTCCGGCCTTCCTCTTGGATTAGGTGTTGTAGGTACAAACGTGCAGCGTGGCCTTACCGGAAGTGCTGCTGCAACAAATGCTGATCCTGCTGCATACGGACAAGTGGGTACTGTGGGTCTT carries:
- a CDS encoding glycosyltransferase family 2 protein, whose translation is MKYTDFFFWLSFAVVFYTFLGYGMLLAILVAIKKMFMKKGEAVNTLFQPPLTLIIPCYNEAEIIPAKISNSQQLDYPADLLTIVLITDGSNDHSGEIMKQYPNIEWLHENKRAGKTTAENRAMKFVKTPFVIFTDANTILNRDALKNIVKHFADERVGCVAGEKRIISADADSASSSGEEIYWKYESFLKKMEAELNSAIGAAGELVAFRTSLYTELPDDTLLDDFMQSMLIAAKGNIIAYEPQAYASETASSNISEELKRKIRIGAGSWQAMVRLTGVLKLTRTPLLYFQYFSHRILRWAVAPFLLPALLILNILLAVDGPNFYQGLLILQLLFYAVAFAGYLLENKKIPFKLIFIPYYFCVMNYAVIAGLFRFLSGNQQAAWEKAQRKSLHN
- a CDS encoding alkaline phosphatase family protein, translating into MHRSTIIPPTLYTRMYEKLLSFGIPACTDFFTNVLQAQLVSGPMLGPVELRTAKLWVEVKPGSSADLWYWKKGEIAKAKRLTKKTSPDAWFAPLLFDVVALEMNTAYEYQFIINNTLNKKPVKADGSFSTKDLWQWRKPAPDFSFLTGSCAYINEPPVDRPGKPYGGDSSIFESMAKEKAAFMLWLGDNWYTRDVDYFDEWGLWNRASHDRSIPVLQKFLKTTSHFAIWDDHDFGPNDMGKNYILKNTSREVFKNYWLNTTYGFNGQGIYSMMSYSDVDVFMMDDRWWRSADNMADSVNGKPNPDKKMWGKEQMGWLKNSLLYSKASFKIIATGSQVLNPVSPFDKLANCPVEYNELMDFLYANKINGVLFLSGDRHHTEVIKVNREGTYPLYDITVSPLTAGTHTFGGAEKNNPYRVVGIDEKQNYGKFNFSGARGQRKLSIEFFGVKGEKLGEWTVSENDLKSSKK
- a CDS encoding YcxB family protein, which translates into the protein MNISFRYDRKKVIQALRYHFISKKEIRILIILVNVFALFAAAMFFWKKVTPIAFLLSSFLWICLMASFWFILPFTVYSRAKTFRDAFNLTFLDTYMHIESANGTKHWKYKDFSYFIETPNFFHLYVDERSFFLIPKDAFTEDDDLHAARILLKEKIGMK